In Comamonadaceae bacterium OS-1, a single window of DNA contains:
- the iolG_1 gene encoding myo-inositol 2-dehydrogenase produces MKNVAVFGAGRIGRIHSSNIAALPGVKLQAVCDPVPAAAADLAQQLGAQVSTIEAVLADKSIDAVAICSSTATHSDLITRAAAAGKHIFCEKPVDLSVPRAVACAEAVKAAGVACMIGFQRRFDPTFNDASRRLAAGDIGKPEMLIITSRDPGAPPADYIKASGGIFRDMLIHDLDVFRWILCADGDEAVWLSATGSVLTDPAIADLGDVDSTAVTIRTKSGRLCQINTSRRAAYGYDQRFEVLGSGGLLQCGNQTPSAVVQWDANGIRADKPEAFFLQRYAAAYKLEIAHFFECLQTGTPFKTTVADGVAAQKLADAAAESCKSGQPVLF; encoded by the coding sequence ATGAAAAACGTTGCTGTATTCGGTGCCGGTCGCATTGGCCGCATCCACTCCTCCAATATCGCCGCACTGCCCGGTGTCAAGCTGCAAGCCGTGTGCGACCCGGTGCCCGCCGCCGCTGCCGACCTGGCGCAGCAACTGGGTGCCCAGGTGTCCACTATCGAAGCCGTGCTGGCCGACAAGAGCATTGACGCCGTGGCGATCTGCTCGTCCACCGCCACCCACAGCGACCTGATCACCCGCGCCGCCGCCGCGGGCAAGCACATCTTTTGCGAAAAACCGGTGGATTTGTCGGTACCCCGCGCCGTGGCCTGCGCCGAAGCCGTCAAGGCCGCCGGTGTGGCCTGCATGATCGGCTTCCAGCGCCGTTTCGACCCCACCTTCAACGATGCCAGCCGCCGCCTGGCCGCCGGAGACATCGGCAAGCCCGAGATGCTGATCATCACCAGCCGCGACCCCGGCGCGCCCCCGGCCGACTACATCAAGGCCTCCGGCGGCATCTTCCGCGACATGCTGATCCACGACCTGGACGTGTTCCGCTGGATCCTGTGCGCCGACGGCGACGAAGCCGTTTGGCTCAGCGCCACCGGCTCGGTGCTGACCGACCCCGCCATTGCCGACCTGGGCGACGTGGACAGCACCGCCGTGACCATCCGTACGAAGTCCGGTCGCCTGTGCCAGATCAACACCAGCCGCCGCGCTGCCTACGGCTACGACCAGCGCTTTGAAGTGCTGGGCTCGGGCGGTTTGCTGCAGTGTGGCAACCAAACCCCATCGGCCGTGGTGCAGTGGGATGCCAACGGCATTCGCGCCGACAAGCCCGAAGCCTTCTTCCTGCAGCGCTACGCTGCGGCCTACAAGCTGGAGATCGCGCACTTCTTCGAATGCCTGCAGACCGGCACACCGTTCAAGACCACGGTGGCCGACGGCGTGGCTGCGCAAAAGCTGGCCGATGCCGCCGCTGAAAGCTGCAAGAGCGGCCAACCGGTTCTGTTCTAA
- the iolX gene encoding scyllo-inositol 2-dehydrogenase (NAD(+)), giving the protein MATSQALRIGIAGLGRLGQRHAEALAFRTRHCSLVAACSPVASERAFAGEQLGIARLYDDFDAFIADPDIDAVVLVTPTSLHANQAIAALEAGKHVFVEKPLALNLADCERVLAVAEKHPDQVAMVGFVRRFDPSYLAAQASVAAGEIGKPFLVRSQTCDQNDPEGFFVRFAPTSGGIFMDCSVHDIDLARWMLGRPKALRAFATGTNALHPALAEFGDVDNGLAVVEFEGGSKAVLYASRTMAHGHETSTEVIGTAGKLLVGEHAARDRIVRSDSLGVRHAVLGDFYERFEAAFAAEMAAFVAACRGVQPLTLTLSDALEATRIGLAIAKSLRSGMPETV; this is encoded by the coding sequence ATGGCTACATCCCAAGCTCTACGGATTGGCATTGCCGGTCTGGGCCGCCTGGGCCAGCGGCACGCGGAGGCCCTGGCCTTCCGCACCCGCCACTGCAGCCTGGTGGCAGCCTGTAGCCCGGTGGCCAGCGAGCGCGCCTTTGCGGGCGAGCAGCTAGGCATCGCCCGCCTGTATGACGACTTCGACGCATTCATTGCCGACCCGGACATTGACGCGGTGGTGCTGGTCACCCCCACGTCCTTGCATGCCAACCAGGCGATTGCCGCGCTGGAAGCAGGCAAGCATGTGTTTGTGGAAAAGCCGCTGGCGCTGAACCTGGCCGACTGCGAGCGCGTGCTGGCCGTGGCCGAAAAGCACCCGGACCAGGTGGCCATGGTCGGCTTTGTGCGCCGTTTCGACCCCAGCTATCTGGCCGCGCAGGCCAGCGTGGCGGCGGGCGAGATCGGCAAGCCGTTTCTGGTGCGCAGCCAGACCTGCGACCAGAACGACCCCGAAGGCTTTTTTGTGCGGTTTGCGCCCACCTCGGGCGGCATCTTCATGGACTGCAGCGTGCACGACATCGACCTGGCGCGCTGGATGCTGGGCCGCCCCAAGGCCTTGCGCGCCTTTGCCACCGGCACCAACGCGCTGCACCCGGCGCTGGCCGAATTTGGCGATGTGGACAACGGCCTGGCCGTGGTCGAATTTGAAGGCGGCTCCAAGGCCGTGCTGTACGCCTCGCGCACCATGGCCCATGGGCACGAAACCAGCACCGAGGTGATCGGCACCGCAGGCAAGCTGCTGGTGGGCGAGCACGCCGCGCGCGACCGCATTGTGCGCAGCGACAGCCTGGGCGTGCGCCACGCGGTGCTGGGCGACTTTTACGAGCGCTTCGAAGCCGCCTTTGCCGCCGAGATGGCCGCGTTTGTGGCCGCCTGCCGGGGCGTGCAGCCGCTGACGCTGACGCTGTCGGATGCGCTGGAAGCCACCCGTATCGGGCTGGCGATTGCCAAATCGCTGCGCAGCGGCATGCCTGAAACGGTCTGA
- a CDS encoding putative cyclic di-GMP phosphodiesterase, producing the protein MDLPTTFIDKPVVTVLVVDDTPDNLSLMSSLLKDHYKVKVANHGEKGLRIANSDAPPDLILLDIMMPDMDGYEVCRRLKAEPRTRDIPVIFLTAKSEVEDETRGLELGAADYITKPISPSIVLARVHAHLALKASADFLRDKSEFLEQEVVKRTQEVHAIQDVTIMAMASLAETRDNETGNHIRRTQMYIKRLAEQLRDHPRFASFLTDATIELLFKSAPLHDIGKIGIPDNILLKPGKLTPEEFEIMKTHSRLGRDSIEDAERRLGMQVAFLTLAKEIAYSHQEKWDGSGYPEGWAGDAIPISARLMALADVYDALISKRVYKPAFSHEEACRIVVQGRGTHFDPDILDAFVAIADDFQEIANTYRDND; encoded by the coding sequence ATGGACCTTCCAACTACCTTCATTGACAAGCCGGTGGTGACCGTTTTGGTCGTGGACGACACGCCGGACAATTTGTCCCTGATGAGTTCGTTGCTCAAAGACCACTACAAGGTCAAGGTGGCCAACCATGGCGAAAAGGGTTTGCGCATCGCCAACTCCGATGCGCCGCCCGACCTCATTTTGCTGGACATCATGATGCCTGACATGGACGGCTACGAGGTCTGCCGCCGCCTCAAGGCCGAGCCACGCACCCGCGACATTCCGGTGATCTTTCTCACCGCCAAGTCCGAAGTGGAAGACGAAACCAGGGGCCTGGAGCTGGGCGCGGCCGACTACATCACCAAGCCCATCAGCCCGTCCATCGTGCTGGCGCGTGTGCATGCCCATCTGGCGCTCAAGGCATCGGCCGACTTCTTGCGCGACAAGAGCGAGTTTTTAGAGCAGGAAGTGGTCAAGCGCACGCAGGAAGTGCATGCCATCCAGGACGTGACCATCATGGCCATGGCCTCGCTGGCCGAAACCCGCGACAACGAAACCGGCAACCACATCCGCCGCACCCAGATGTACATCAAGCGTCTGGCCGAGCAGCTGAGAGACCACCCCCGGTTTGCCAGCTTTTTGACCGATGCCACGATTGAGCTGCTGTTCAAGTCGGCACCGCTGCACGACATTGGCAAGATCGGCATCCCGGACAACATTTTGCTCAAGCCCGGCAAGCTGACCCCCGAAGAATTCGAGATCATGAAGACCCACAGCCGCCTGGGCCGGGATTCGATCGAGGACGCCGAGCGGCGCCTGGGGATGCAGGTGGCGTTTTTGACGCTGGCCAAGGAAATTGCCTACAGCCACCAGGAAAAGTGGGACGGCTCAGGCTACCCCGAGGGCTGGGCGGGCGATGCGATCCCGATCTCGGCCCGCCTGATGGCGCTGGCCGATGTATACGACGCGCTGATCAGCAAGCGCGTCTACAAGCCCGCCTTCAGCCACGAAGAGGCTTGCCGCATCGTGGTGCAGGGCCGGGGCACCCACTTCGACCCCGACATCCTGGATGCCTTTGTGGCGA